One genomic window of Longimicrobium sp. includes the following:
- a CDS encoding CHAT domain-containing protein yields the protein MSKVKVLFFAADPTSLSAPHPRLRLDEEVRQIQKRVDAAVFGNLLKFDWRLATRTGDLQQKLEDTRPQIVHFSGHGGSQGLVLTGADGLTPRPVDTEVLRELFEKDVGAIRLVVLTACHSRAQAEAICEVVGCAIGARDRISDDASITFNAKFYSAIATGRSVQDAFERARMALRLEHPAESEILELLHRKDVDPGKIVLVSRFRRYARIAAPAAAVLALTAALAATVIDSPASPPPEPVLVDGLRLGDCTSEGTQRPAAYRPLAAVSMEPESPSDAATALAQAKSFCHDGNHDSAVAYFKRAAGEGEPEAMSFLAIAYLSGEGAARDSVRGMRWLSEAAKKKRDPRGMNALAVVYENDQRMHARYYWARHWYTEAAELGDVEAMRNLARHYRAGLGIEQSDSLALEWYRNAVEATIGGCPGPDRVDARAGGGRAA from the coding sequence ATGAGCAAGGTCAAAGTCCTCTTCTTCGCCGCCGATCCTACGTCCCTGTCGGCCCCTCATCCAAGGCTGCGGCTGGACGAGGAAGTCCGGCAGATCCAGAAACGGGTGGACGCCGCCGTGTTCGGCAACCTGCTGAAATTCGATTGGCGGCTGGCCACCCGTACTGGCGACCTGCAGCAGAAACTGGAAGACACGCGTCCGCAGATCGTTCACTTCAGCGGTCACGGCGGAAGCCAGGGGCTGGTGCTGACGGGTGCCGACGGCCTGACTCCGCGCCCGGTCGACACGGAGGTGCTGCGGGAGCTGTTCGAAAAGGACGTGGGCGCCATCCGGCTCGTGGTGCTCACCGCCTGCCATTCGCGCGCGCAAGCAGAGGCGATCTGCGAAGTGGTGGGATGCGCGATCGGCGCGCGGGACCGCATCTCGGACGATGCGTCGATCACCTTCAACGCAAAATTCTACAGCGCCATCGCGACCGGGCGGTCGGTGCAGGACGCGTTCGAGCGCGCGCGCATGGCGTTGAGGTTGGAGCATCCCGCGGAGAGCGAGATCCTTGAACTGCTGCACCGGAAAGATGTCGATCCCGGGAAAATCGTCCTGGTATCCCGCTTCCGCCGCTATGCCCGCATCGCGGCTCCGGCAGCCGCTGTCCTCGCGCTCACCGCCGCCCTCGCGGCCACGGTGATCGATTCGCCGGCTTCGCCTCCGCCTGAGCCCGTCCTCGTAGATGGGCTCCGTCTCGGTGACTGTACTTCGGAGGGCACACAGCGCCCGGCGGCGTACCGTCCCCTGGCGGCGGTTTCCATGGAACCGGAAAGCCCGTCCGACGCAGCGACGGCCCTGGCCCAGGCGAAGTCGTTCTGCCACGACGGAAACCATGATTCCGCCGTCGCCTACTTCAAACGAGCGGCGGGCGAGGGCGAGCCAGAAGCGATGTCGTTCCTCGCAATCGCCTACCTGAGCGGAGAGGGAGCGGCGCGCGACTCCGTGCGAGGCATGCGCTGGCTGTCCGAGGCTGCCAAGAAGAAGCGAGACCCCCGCGGGATGAACGCCCTGGCCGTCGTGTACGAGAACGACCAACGCATGCACGCGCGCTACTACTGGGCGCGGCACTGGTATACGGAGGCCGCGGAGCTGGGTGATGTCGAAGCCATGCGCAACCTGGCCAGGCACTACCGCGCGGGCCTGGGCATCGAACAGAGCGACTCACTGGCGCTGGAGTGGTACCGGAACGCGGTCGAGGCTACGATCGGTGGATGCCCTGGCCCAGATCGGGTGGATGCACGAGCAGGGGGTGGACGGGCGGCGTGA
- a CDS encoding arsenate reductase family protein — MMADSVSVEVVGLPYCTTCQKAVAYLEERGVAIQNFRDVKTQPLSRAEVEELARKVGGAEKLFSKRAMKYRKMGLHEQQLSEDDLLRHMTEEYTFITRPVIVRGDRATAGFSAKRVDELVG, encoded by the coding sequence ATGATGGCGGACAGCGTGAGCGTCGAGGTGGTGGGCCTGCCGTACTGCACGACGTGCCAGAAGGCGGTGGCGTACCTGGAGGAGCGCGGGGTGGCGATTCAGAACTTCCGCGACGTGAAGACGCAGCCGCTCTCGCGCGCCGAGGTGGAGGAGCTGGCGCGGAAGGTCGGTGGCGCGGAGAAGCTGTTCAGCAAACGCGCGATGAAGTACCGCAAGATGGGCCTCCACGAGCAGCAGCTCTCAGAAGACGACCTCCTGCGGCACATGACGGAGGAGTACACCTTCATCACGCGCCCCGTGATCGTCCGCGGCGATCGCGCGACGGCGGGGTTCTCGGCCAAGCGGGTGGACGAGCTGGTCGGGTGA
- a CDS encoding S8 family serine peptidase: protein MPTHEERAAPGSPKDGSDSVDPDAVGGQLPVTVDDLSARGGKPRFGMVTPRAGAPQEGRIVEVQFRPGATRLATALASNAERLLEENDFKDVGPGGMAVRTVLLRHQLVESRPSFAQRFIRAEEKQLAENAAAGAADLSDALAGLPSLRNFVRLQFPSAEAAADAARDLRLQPEVEKAVVVPRTIPPTVSPLPTDPFIGTPEQGVSRDPLTQHQPQWYLHRTSVLEAWGLGARGAGVVIAAIDWGFLTSHPELAPRLDMRKAYNAIDHDDAVDEGTYIGHGTAVLGLAGAAGDGAGMAGYAPEASLWPIQAAIGGRAGADGGWHDAIMHVTGEDSGGRRKVIIVEAQTGALGNCEQIPSTHAAIRWAIAHGVVVCVPAGNGGKPADLADDGATHFDRTGSILVGATSWDAVVNRPWVDSNWGPALVVSAPGDPEHDVTCWDDGYHTDGFGGTSGAAAKVAGVAALMLSVNPTLSPGHIREILHLTGTPIQTDPQAPEKQAGVFLDAAAAVREALRRPGARKAEAAPPTLGTAV from the coding sequence ATGCCAACCCATGAGGAACGTGCCGCGCCTGGCTCTCCCAAGGACGGTTCTGACAGCGTCGATCCTGATGCCGTAGGCGGCCAGCTTCCTGTGACCGTCGACGACCTTTCGGCCCGTGGGGGGAAGCCACGGTTCGGAATGGTGACACCCCGCGCGGGTGCACCGCAGGAGGGCAGGATCGTAGAAGTGCAGTTCCGTCCCGGTGCAACCCGTCTCGCAACTGCTCTCGCATCGAATGCAGAACGCTTACTGGAGGAAAACGACTTCAAAGACGTCGGCCCCGGAGGCATGGCGGTACGTACGGTACTGCTTCGCCACCAGCTGGTGGAGAGCAGGCCCAGCTTTGCCCAGCGGTTCATCCGGGCCGAGGAAAAGCAGCTGGCGGAGAACGCGGCGGCCGGTGCAGCCGATCTTTCCGACGCGCTCGCCGGGCTACCCTCGTTGCGGAACTTCGTGCGGCTCCAGTTCCCTAGCGCGGAAGCGGCGGCTGACGCGGCGCGCGATCTCAGGCTCCAGCCGGAGGTGGAGAAAGCCGTCGTGGTTCCACGCACGATTCCCCCTACCGTGTCCCCGCTGCCCACCGACCCGTTCATCGGCACTCCGGAACAGGGTGTCTCCAGGGATCCGCTGACCCAGCACCAGCCGCAGTGGTACCTTCACCGCACTTCCGTACTCGAAGCATGGGGGCTGGGGGCGCGCGGCGCGGGCGTGGTGATCGCCGCTATCGACTGGGGGTTCCTCACCAGCCATCCGGAGCTGGCACCGCGCCTCGACATGAGGAAAGCGTATAACGCGATCGATCACGACGACGCTGTCGACGAGGGAACGTATATCGGCCACGGCACCGCTGTGCTTGGGTTGGCCGGGGCAGCGGGGGACGGCGCCGGCATGGCGGGCTACGCCCCCGAAGCATCGCTCTGGCCGATCCAGGCGGCGATCGGCGGCCGGGCGGGGGCCGACGGCGGGTGGCACGATGCCATCATGCACGTAACGGGGGAAGACAGCGGCGGGCGGCGAAAGGTGATTATTGTCGAAGCCCAGACGGGGGCGCTAGGGAACTGCGAACAGATCCCATCCACCCATGCAGCCATCCGCTGGGCCATTGCCCACGGCGTCGTGGTCTGCGTACCCGCGGGGAACGGCGGCAAGCCGGCGGATCTTGCGGACGACGGTGCCACCCACTTCGACCGCACGGGCTCCATCCTGGTGGGCGCAACGTCATGGGACGCCGTGGTGAACCGCCCGTGGGTGGACAGCAACTGGGGACCGGCGCTCGTGGTTTCCGCGCCCGGTGACCCCGAGCACGACGTCACCTGCTGGGACGACGGCTACCATACCGACGGATTCGGCGGTACTTCGGGCGCCGCGGCCAAGGTGGCCGGGGTGGCGGCGCTGATGCTCTCCGTCAACCCGACGCTGTCGCCCGGGCACATCCGCGAGATCCTGCACCTGACGGGCACACCGATCCAGACGGACCCGCAGGCTCCGGAAAAGCAGGCCGGCGTTTTCCTCGATGCCGCGGCGGCCGTTCGCGAGGCCCTCCGCCGGCCGGGAGCCCGAAAGGCAGAGGCGGCCCCGCCCACGCTCGGAACGGCGGTCTGA